A single Eubalaena glacialis isolate mEubGla1 chromosome 18, mEubGla1.1.hap2.+ XY, whole genome shotgun sequence DNA region contains:
- the LOC133078446 gene encoding LOW QUALITY PROTEIN: sulfotransferase 2A1-like (The sequence of the model RefSeq protein was modified relative to this genomic sequence to represent the inferred CDS: deleted 1 base in 1 codon) has product MTEIVNLICNKADPAWVQSVVSSEPSMWLETKAGLQRIKDQKDPRIYVSHLLIQLFPRSFFNSKAKCIYIMRNPRDVITSSYHFWKMVKIIREPESFEEYSEWFLQGNVLYGLWFDHVHNWLQMKGKENFLVISYEELQQDIQASVETLSHFLGKKLSPEELNAVLKNVSFKTMKDNKMSNCSLSPDIFMDQIKGFMRKGIIGDWKSHFTVAQSEAFDKIYQEKMAGLAQDLFPWE; this is encoded by the exons ATGACAGAGATCGTCAACCTGATCTGCAACAAGGCGGATCCTGCCTGGGTCCAATCCGTTGTCAGCAGTGAGCCTTCGATGTGGTTAGAAACTAAAGCTGGGCTTCAACGTATAAAGGATCAGAAAGACCCACGGATT TACGTCTCCCATCTCCTCATTCAGTTGTTCCCCAGGTCATTCTTCAATTCCAAGGCCAAG tgtaTTTATATAATGAGAAACCCCAGAGATGTTATTACTTCCAGTTATCATTTCTGGAAAATGGTAAAGATTATCAGAGAGCCGGAATCATTTGAAGAATATTCGGAATGGTTCCTTCAAGGAAATG TGCTCTATGGATTGTGGTTTGACCATGTTCACAACTGGCTGCagatgaaaggaaaagagaatttcCTGGTGATATCGTACGAGGAGCTGCAACAG GACATACAAGCCAGTGTAGAGACACTCAGCCACTTCTTGGGCAAGAAGCTAAGCCCAGAAGAACTGAATGCAGTCCTCAAGAATGTATCCTTCAAGACCATGAAAGATAATAAAATGAGCAATTGTTCCCTATCACCTGATATCTTTATGGATCAAATCAAAGGTTTCATGAGAAAAG GAATCATTGGGGACTGGAAAAGTCACTTTACAGTGGCCCAGAGTGAAGCCTTTGATAAAATTTACCAGGAGAAGATGGCTGGGCTCGCTCAAGACCTATTCCCATGGGAATAA